The genomic window TCCCCAACTACTAATGCTGCCTTTTGTTGAACAAACATATAATAATTTTGATTGCGCATGGATTAATTTGGCTAATTCAAAATGGTTTTCAATATTGCAACCATTAATAGCCAAAAGTAATCCACATTCTCTCATCAAAAAAATCTGGGGGGAAGGCCATATTAATTCTGCTAGTGAGTGCTCACCTGGCCTACCACCATTTAAAAACCTTGTCCGTTCAGCTTCCAGTTGGCCATGCCGAATGTGTGCCGTTGATGAAATCGCGGCAAGATTTTCAATAAATTCCCTATCAATAAATGGCATTACATAATTTCGCCCTCTCTTCATATGCTTTGTTAAATAAATATTCCAAAGAATCGCATACCAATACTCTTTGAATTGCTTCTTGGAATGTAGGCCCTCTACGACATGTCCAATTGGCCTCACAATGCGACGTTTTTTAAATTTCATTTCCTTATACTGTTCTCTATAGTCACACCTATACAGCTTATGAGGTGGTCGCAGCCAATTACTTGCAAAAATTCGTTCGTTCTTATTTTTATGGGTTTTTAAAATATATTTCGAAACTTCATTCAAATTACTGAATTTTACGAGTAGTTCATCAATTAAATTTTCGACATCTCTCATTTCTTTTAATATTTGTTTTGCTTTTGGAAATTCGTTAAATCTTTTTAAATAAAACATATACCAAGACAATATTGTAATAAATGCATCGACAAGTTCTAATTTATTTATTTTTTTATTTTTTAAATCAAATAAATCTAACATTTTTTGTTTTAACTCATTCTTGATTATTATTTTTTTATTATTTAAACGCGAATATTCCATAAATACTACATCATTATTAACAGTAAATTTTTTAATTATTTCTTTTATTTTTTTGTTTTTAAGCATGTTTATCCTTATTTTTTACGCGATCCAAAAAGATAAAACTCCGATTAGGACGACTGTATTTTGAGACTTACCACTCGTTCAGAGCCCTCCAGGCCCAGTGCTGGGGCGATCGAGCGGAACCGCGCTGCCGCAGCGTCTGGACAGAGGTGTCCATAGTGTCTTTCAACCATGCGTGTGTCGCTGTGACCCAGCTGACGTGCGACCAGGATGAGGTCCATCCCTGCGGCGATCCAAGTGGACGCAGCAGTGTGCCGGAGTTCGTGGAATGTAAGTTTTGCGATCCCGGCAGCCTTGCATGCTACTTCCATGCTTGGTCTTTGATCTCCATGCAGCCAGACCTGCCCACCCTCCCGTGTCCGTCGTTTTACCTCTCCATCTCGAAGGAACATCGTCTCGTCGGCTCTCCGCCCAGCCGTGACGGCCTCGAAGAACACCGTGCCTTCTTCAGTCAGGAAGATGTGCCGATCCTTCCCACTCTTGGCTATGTGGCCAGGTATGAAAATGGTTTTCGCTTCCCGGTTGAATTCGGCGACCGTGATCTTGGTGAGTTCGCCGTAACGAGCGCCCGTATAGAGGGCACCCTTCGACAGTCGTTGAAAGTCGGGTTGGCATGCCCGGACAAAACGAACCTGATCCTCGATTGCCAAAAAGCGCACACGTGCCGTGGAGGTGTTTCGGTATGGCTTTACTTCCTGCCAGATCGGATCCCCCCTGTAGGCACCCGACGTGTGTGCGTAGTTGAGAGCAGCTTTCAGGATGGTAAGGATGCGATTGGCGGTGTCCTTTCGAGCCCGCCTTTCTTTGTCGGTGGATGGAGGAGCTGGGGGTGGAAGGGGTTCAGGGGGCTTACGGGGGTGTTTGAACTTGCGCGGCTTGGGCCCTAGAACATCCGGAGTGGGAACCTTCTTGGCCCTGACACGACGTGGGGAGGTCGCCAAGACCTCCAGCCATTTCTCAATCTTCTTCCGTGTCAGTTTCCCGACTTCAATATCCCCCAAGGCTGGGCGAATGTGTGCTTCCACTTGATAGGTCTGAGTCTGGGTTCCCTTGACACCCCGCCGTTCGCAGTCCTTTTTATAGTCAGCCAGCGCAGCGGCCACGGTGAACGGTCCTTCGTGAACCGTTCCCCCATCGACCTTTCGGCGGGCCTCTCTCGCCACCTCAGCAAACCAGTCCCGAGCCCTGGACTGCGCCTGAGCCCAATTCATGATTCGGATGCCGTCCGCGTCCTCATAGTCATCAGCGGTACCGAGGGCTTTGGCCCTGCGTTCGCCGGTGGTCTTGTCACGCCACTTTGCCTGCCAGGTACCCGCAGATCGGGACATTGGCCGGTAGTAGCCGATTTGCTCCCCCTCGGCGAGAGAGGTCCAGTACGGCGCCTTCCGGGGCGCGACCTTCAAACGGTTTGTCCGATTGTCGAGTGTTGCGTCCTTCTTGGCTCGTGCCATCAGGCATCTCCCAGACGAAAGAACGGATCAGAGTTCTGTCTTGCATATATCTTGCACAGATGTTTCGGGACGACGCGGAACAAACCGGGCCAACAAACCCTGTTTTTCATGTATTTCAAGGCAAAATTGTACCATGAAACACCGCATCAGACTCATCTATCTACCTTGACACGGTAGGGGTCGGCGGTTCGAGACCGCCCGCGCCAACCAGCCAAAGGCCGCTTTTGCGGCCTTTTTTCATGTCCCAAAAATCGGACGGTCCCGGACCACCCGGCAAGTCCGGCGGGCAGGTAGGGGCCCTTTGGTCAGAACTGGAATCCCGCCGAGATCAGCAGGCTCTTCAGCTGAGTGTCCCGCTCGTTCTGAGTCCGGGGGCGGCCCATGATGCGTTTCCAGTCGGCGGCGTACTCGAGCTTGAGGGGAAAACCCAGCTTCAGGATCAGGCCTGCGCCCAGCGTGGTGCGGAGGGCCGGGAAGGATGGGCGGATGCTCTTTTGGGGGTCGGTCGGGTCGGTCTCGGTGGTCAGGCTGCGGTAGACCTGGCCGCTGTCCACGAAGATCTCCGCCCACACGCTCTGCATGCCGAAGAGGGGGAAGCGGTACTCGAGGTTCATGACCACCAAGGCCTGGCCGCCCAGGGGGATGGGCTGGGCCAGCTCGTGGCCCAGCGAATCCGTCCGCTGGATGTCACCCAGCATGTCCGGTTCCACGCCGCGGACGGTGAAGGAGCCGCCCCCGAAGAAGCGCTCCGACAGGGGAAGGTCCTTGGCGGATTGGGCCGTGGGGCGCGCGAGCCCCAGGCGGGCGCTGGCCATGACCACTCCGTTTTCCGCATGGAAGCCCACGGGCCAGTTCCACTGGTGCCGCAGGTCCAACTTCACGAAGCTGCTGTTGGTGGAGGTGCCGAAGACCTGGTTGGCCAGTTCCAGCTTGCCGAGGAAGAAGGTGCCCTGGGTGGGATCGTAGGGCCGATCCCGGCGGTCCACCGCCACCTGGAGATACGGGGCGGAGATGATGCTCCGGTCGGGCGTCCGCGCGATGAGGACGAGATCCTCCTTGCGGTAGAGCGGATGCCCGTCACTGTCGGTGTTGGCGGCCACCTCCACCCGCTCGAAGCGGTAGCCCAGCTGCACCACCTGCACCGGACTGATCTTCCACTCCAGGCTCGGCGTGAAACGCCGGCGGCGGGCGAAGAAGGCGGCCCGGGCCTCCTCGATGTAGGCGCCTTC from Geothrix sp. includes these protein-coding regions:
- a CDS encoding site-specific integrase, translating into MARAKKDATLDNRTNRLKVAPRKAPYWTSLAEGEQIGYYRPMSRSAGTWQAKWRDKTTGERRAKALGTADDYEDADGIRIMNWAQAQSRARDWFAEVAREARRKVDGGTVHEGPFTVAAALADYKKDCERRGVKGTQTQTYQVEAHIRPALGDIEVGKLTRKKIEKWLEVLATSPRRVRAKKVPTPDVLGPKPRKFKHPRKPPEPLPPPAPPSTDKERRARKDTANRILTILKAALNYAHTSGAYRGDPIWQEVKPYRNTSTARVRFLAIEDQVRFVRACQPDFQRLSKGALYTGARYGELTKITVAEFNREAKTIFIPGHIAKSGKDRHIFLTEEGTVFFEAVTAGRRADETMFLRDGEVKRRTREGGQVWLHGDQRPSMEVACKAAGIAKLTFHELRHTAASTWIAAGMDLILVARQLGHSDTRMVERHYGHLCPDAAAARFRSIAPALGLEGSERVVSLKIQSS